A segment of the Aromatoleum aromaticum EbN1 genome:
CAGCGAGGAGCCGCGCCATCGGCGCGTCGGTCATCATCGCCTCGATGCCCGGCAGGAAGCGCGGGTCGATGCGTTTTGCGGCGATCTCCAGCACGATGCGCCTGAAGGCCGACAGCGCCGCGCTGCCGGCCGGACCGCTCGCCGCGCCAACGAGCTTGGTCATCAGGCTCAGCAGCCCGGACAGGAACACGTCGAGGTTGTCCGTCAGCAGCGACGTGCCCCGTGCCGGAGATGCGACACGGACGTAACGCTCGATGCGGAAGTTCTTGTCGCCGAGTTCCTCGCGCAACGCGCGCAGCGAATCCTGTTCGCGCCCCGCGACCAGTTCGCGCAGGCGCTTTTGCTGCGCTGTTTCGCTCGTGTTCGGCGGCGGATCGCGACGATAGGCGGTGATCGCCGTATCGGTGAGGCCGGCAAGGCACAGCAGGTCGCCGACGAGCCCGCCCCGCGAGTGCGTGACGAGCGACAGCCGGGCGTTCGCCGGCAATGCCCGCGCCAGCGCGAGCGCATTGTCGATCGGGCTTTCGGAAAACGTCCGGTGTTCGAAGCCGAACATGCGGTCGCCGAAGCGCCGCGCCAGAACCTCCCAGTCGCCGGCCGCGTTGCCGCTGCGCAGGTCGCTGAAGCTGCCGAAGGTGTGCGAGCCGGTGCCGTGGATGAACAGCAGCAGCGGCGCGTCCGCACCGGCCGCGAGCCGTGCGTCGCCGGCTTCGCAGCGGTCGGAAGCGGCAGGCGCGGCATCGTTGCGCCAGTGGTAGATCCCTGGTTCGCCGGGCAGACGGCTTTCGATCGCCCACATCAGCGCTTTCCCGCCGAGCCACGAGGCGCCCGACGGCGCGAGATCCGGTGCCGCTTCGCCGAGCCAGTCGCGCAACCATTCGCCGGCCTTGCCGAGCGCGGCCGCGGTGATCGCGTCGCTGCCCAGCGACAGCACCGACAACCTTGACCACATCCAGCCGGTCACGCCGCGCGCAGCCGCCTCCGGGTCGCGCAGCGCGGCGAGATCGAGCGAGCCGTCGGCGCGCACCGCTGCGGGACGCACTCGGGCGAGATCGTCGCGCAGCTTGTCGGCGCGGATGAAGACCGTCGTGCCGTCCGCCGCTTCGAGCGCGATCACGCGGTCGTCGGCGACCGAGGCGCTGCTCTCCGGTCCGCCCGCCCGGCCCGGTGCGACGAGCCTGAAAGCGGCCTCGGTGACGATACGATCGAGAAACGGGTCCGGGACGCCTGGCGCAGCCCGGGTTCCGGCTGTCAGCACAGGCGGCAGGGCATCGGCCGCCGCGTCTGCGGGAAGCGCCTCGCCCGGCAGGTGGATGAGGATTTCGCCGGGTTTCAGTGTGCTCGGCATCTGGCCTCCGTCGGAAGTGCGCTCCGCCCGGGTAGGCCGGGCTGCGGTTCGGGCGAAGGCCGTAAGGGACACGGTGTCCCGCCTGACGTATCGCACGCCTCCAGTTCGTCGCCGCTGTCGTCGCACACCCGGATGCGGTGGCCGGGGGGCTTATTCTTTTTGACTATTCCTGTTTAGAAGCCGGCTCCGGTTTTGTCAATCGGGCAGGGCAGAAGCCTTTCGCTGCGCCCCCTGCGGCGGCAAACCGGGCGGCACGCGCGACGTGCCGTTGTCGCCGACTGACGACAAGCCCGTGGCTGCCGAAAACAATGTCATGCCCCCGACACTTGTCCAGGCGGGCGCTGGCAACAGATGCGGAGGGCGGCGGCGGATGCCGGCCCCGCAAGTGCCGTCGGGCTGTTGCGGATCGGCGACGGATTCGCTGCCCGGGACGCGCCGCCAGCGACGTCGCATTCCGCCAAAAGGCTTGCCATCGCGCGGTTTTCGTCAAGTGGCACCGGATTTGCTCATTCGCCAATGCCGGAGTTTCACCGGTTGCCCACTTAAATCAGACACCCCCAAGGAGACATCCATGAAACGCAAACTCACTCTCACGGCCTTGATCCTCGCGGCGGCTGTTCCGATGGCGGCGGTAGCCCAGGACAGCGGCGGCTACGGCAGCGGCCAGGGCACGTCCCCCAGCCGGACGACGCCTTCCGGCACCACGCCCGCGACCCCCGCGACGCCGGCTTCGCCGGGCGAACGGATGGGAAGCGGTACCGCCAAGGACGCTGACGCGACGATGTTCATGGAACTGGATCGCGACAAGGACGGTCAGGTGACGAAGGACGAGGCCAAGCGCTCTGCCGACCTGCAGGCGCGCTTCGACCAGCTCGACACCGACCGGGACGGCAAGCTGTCGATGAACGAGTGGAACGCCGGCAACAAGAAGACGCCGTGACGACGACGCCCTGCACAGGACGGCGGGCGTAGCGGCTCATGCCCTCGTCCGCTCGAAGGCTCCCGACATTCCGGACCGACAACCGGTGCTTCGGGAGCCATGCCAAGGAGCTCATGATGCCGATGTTCGCGCGTTCATTGCTTGCCGTTGTGCTGCTGCTTGCGTCGCTGCTGGTCGCCGCGCAATCGAAAGCGCCTGATGCCCTGGTCAAGGACGTCACGGAAGAGGTACTGAAGATCCTGAGCGAGGACAAGCAGATCCGCTCCGGCGACAGCACGCGCGCCGCCGAGTTGATCGAGACCCGCATTGCGCCGCATTTCGATTTCCCGCGCATGACGGCGCTTGCCGTGGGGCGTCACTGGACGCAGGCAAACGAGGAGCAGCGCAGCCGGCTCGCCGAGGAATTCCGCACGCTGCTGGTGCGCACTTACGCGAACGCGCTGACCGAGTACCGCGACGAGACGGTGACTTTCAAGCCGATGCGCCAAGGGCCGGACGCGAAGGAAGTGGTGGTCCAGAGCCAGATCAACAAGCCGGGCGGGCAGCCGATCGATCTCGACTATCGCCTGGTCGACAAAGGGGGCGAGTGGAAAGTCATCGACGTCACGGTGGCGGGCGTCAGCCTCGTGACGAACTACCGCAGCAGCTTCAACAACGAGATCAGTAGCGGCGGCATCGAAGGGTTGCTGAAGGCGCTGCAGGAAAAGAACCGCAACCCGCAGGCGCCCGCATCGACCGCCGGGGGAACGAGTTGATCGAGAGTGTTCAATGAGGGCAGCGCAGCGGAGGTTCCGTTACCGAACGGGATGCCGCTGCGCTTGTCCTTCTGCCTGATTCGTCACCCGTCTGTTGGCGAGCATTACCGCTTCCCGAGGCGCCTCGCGTTGGCCGTCGCCTTGGCGTGGATCGGCCGCAGTCCGCGGTGTGCGAGCGTCACTCCCGAACCCGCGAGTTTCGACATGCTCTGCGCCGATTCCGAAACCAGGTTGAAGAGGCCGGCCTGCCGCTCGACCGATTGTCCCAGGGTCTGGCTGCCGGCCAGCGACAGCATTGCAGTCGTGCCCTCGACCATCCGGGCGGACGTCTGTTCCCACAGGCGCTGGTTGAGTTTCATCAGGTGCATCGTCATCGCTTGCGCCGATTCGGCTGCCGCCTCGAATTTTTCCTGCCCCATCAGCGCGAATTCCTCCTGATCCTTCGCGCTGGGCGCAAAACCGGCGCCGGCCATCCGCGTCGTGCGGTGACCGATCACCTGGGCGGACGCCATCATCATCTCGATCGTCCTCACGGCGAGGTTGGTCCATTGGAGCATCGGATCGGCGGACAGGCCACGGGGTCGGCGTTGAGTCATCGTGAAGTTTTCTTCCATTCAAGGAGACGGAGTTGCCGGGACGGCGCCCCGACGATCGTCATAAACAGCAAGAGTAACAAGAAACGGTGGCGGAACGTGTTACGAGCCGTTCCCGTCGCGTGTTTCACCTGAATTCGCGATCGCCGGGAACGCGTCGGGGCAACGCGGCGCGGACTGTGGACGGGGTCGCGCAGCTGGAGTAAAGACTAGGACACGGGGTTGAGCGCAGTTGCGGCAGGCGCCCCGAGCGGCTGCAGCTTTCGCAACCACCACGCCGCGCCCAGCGCAATCGACATCGCCAGCGCGAGCGCCGCGACGACGCCCGGCCACGCCGCCCGCTCCCACGCCAGCCCCGAGAGCGTGCCGAGCAGGCTCGCGCCAAGGTAGTAGCTGCACAGGTACAGGGCCGCGGCGAGGGCGCGGCGCTCATGTGCGCGCCGGCTGACCCAGCCGCTCGCCGCCGTATGCGCGCCGAAATAGCCGAACGTGAACACCGCGACGCCGGCGATGACGGCGGGCAGGGCGCCCGACAGCGTCAGCGCGAGGCCGCAGCCGCTCGCGAGAATCATCATCCACAGTACCGTGCGCCGGCCGATCCGGTCGACGAGCCGGCCGGTCCACGCCGACGATGCGGTGCCGACGAGGTAGAGCATGAACACGCCCCCGATCGCGCTCTGGCCGAGGGAGAACGGCGCCAGCTGGAGACGGAAACCGAGGTAGTTATAGAGGCTCGTGAAGGCGCCCATCATGAGGAACGCGATCGCGAAGAGGCTGCGCATGCCCCGGTCGCCGAGCAGCGTCGCGGCGTCCGCGAGCACGTCGCCGAGCCCGGCGGCGCGCGGTGCGAAATGGCGCGAGCGCGGCAGCGCGTACCAGAACAGCGCGGCGGCGATGACGCCGATGAAGCCGAGGGCCGCCAGGGCGAGCCGCCACGAACTCCAGTCCGTCAGCACGGCGACGAGAAAGCGCCCGCTCATGCCGCCGAGCGCGTTACCGGCGATATAAAGTCCCATCGCGCGACCTTGCGCGCCCGGAGCGACCTCTTCGCCGAGATAGGCCATCGCCGCCGCTGGCAGGCCGGCGAGCACTGCGCCGAGCAGCACGCGCAGCACCAGCAATTGGGTGAAATCCGCGGCGAACGCAGCGGCGAGCGCGACGATCGCGCCGAGCACCAGCGCCGCCTTCATCACCCGCTCGCGCCCGTAACGGTCCGACAGCACGCTCGCCGGGATCAGCATCGCTGCGAGCGCGGCCGTTCCCGCGGCGACCGACAGGCTGGCAGTGGTCGGCGCGACGGCGAAATCGGCGGCCAGACGCGGCAGGATCGGCTGAGTCGCGTAGAGCATCGCGAACGTCGCAAAGCCGCCGACGAACATCGCGAGGTTG
Coding sequences within it:
- a CDS encoding MFS transporter, whose translation is MTTRYAIADTIREDGRIEAGSSAFRKANLAMFVGGFATFAMLYATQPILPRLAADFAVAPTTASLSVAAGTAALAAMLIPASVLSDRYGRERVMKAALVLGAIVALAAAFAADFTQLLVLRVLLGAVLAGLPAAAMAYLGEEVAPGAQGRAMGLYIAGNALGGMSGRFLVAVLTDWSSWRLALAALGFIGVIAAALFWYALPRSRHFAPRAAGLGDVLADAATLLGDRGMRSLFAIAFLMMGAFTSLYNYLGFRLQLAPFSLGQSAIGGVFMLYLVGTASSAWTGRLVDRIGRRTVLWMMILASGCGLALTLSGALPAVIAGVAVFTFGYFGAHTAASGWVSRRAHERRALAAALYLCSYYLGASLLGTLSGLAWERAAWPGVVAALALAMSIALGAAWWLRKLQPLGAPAATALNPVS
- a CDS encoding EF-hand domain-containing protein gives rise to the protein MKRKLTLTALILAAAVPMAAVAQDSGGYGSGQGTSPSRTTPSGTTPATPATPASPGERMGSGTAKDADATMFMELDRDKDGQVTKDEAKRSADLQARFDQLDTDRDGKLSMNEWNAGNKKTP
- a CDS encoding polyhydroxyalkanoate granule-associated phasin, whose product is MTQRRPRGLSADPMLQWTNLAVRTIEMMMASAQVIGHRTTRMAGAGFAPSAKDQEEFALMGQEKFEAAAESAQAMTMHLMKLNQRLWEQTSARMVEGTTAMLSLAGSQTLGQSVERQAGLFNLVSESAQSMSKLAGSGVTLAHRGLRPIHAKATANARRLGKR
- a CDS encoding MlaC/ttg2D family ABC transporter substrate-binding protein, whose protein sequence is MPMFARSLLAVVLLLASLLVAAQSKAPDALVKDVTEEVLKILSEDKQIRSGDSTRAAELIETRIAPHFDFPRMTALAVGRHWTQANEEQRSRLAEEFRTLLVRTYANALTEYRDETVTFKPMRQGPDAKEVVVQSQINKPGGQPIDLDYRLVDKGGEWKVIDVTVAGVSLVTNYRSSFNNEISSGGIEGLLKALQEKNRNPQAPASTAGGTS